In Solanum lycopersicum chromosome 3, SLM_r2.1, the genomic stretch GGGGCATAAATGGTCATTGACTTCATGGGTAAATGATCAAGCACCTGCTTCAGGGTCTTTTACCTTTGGTCTTGACCCTAATGGTACAAATCAGCTGATAATCTTGTGGATGGGCAAGGTCTATTGGAAGAGTGGCCCGTGGTCTACTGGGCATCTTGCTCTTAAATATGTCTCAAATGAGGATGAGAAATACTTTTTGTATACTGTTGAAGTTGATTATCTAAGATACTTTGTGAGTCCATTTGGAATAATTCAGGATGGTTTTAAAAGAAATGCAGTGTTTGGTAATTGTAGTAATGAGACTCCCCATGCTGGCTGCGTAAAACAGGAGTTGCCCCAGTGCAGGGCAGCTAAAAAGTACTGGTTTGAGCTTAGACAAGTTTACATGTTTGGAAACAGCATTAAAGTTGATGAGAACTATACCTTGAGCCTCTCTGATTGCAAGGCCAAGTGTGTGAATGATTGCTGGTGTGTTGCCTATGCCTCAGTCGATAGTGAAACCGGAATTGGCTGTCAAATTTGGGGGAATGACACGAGTTTTGTGACAGCACAAAACAGTCTAGCCAGAGATGTTTTCTTTCTTGCAAGCCGAGGTAATTCTTGAGTacaaatttattcaatatagcGATAGATCAAAAGACATGTTAATAGTGTTGCTTCTCGTATTATGATTACTTTATCCAGCTCAACATATATTGTTTTGGGATGGCATCACACTAATATCACCAATCTGCATTACTCTTAATTTGCATGTCATTCCAAAATTACTTGTACGAGAACGCAAGCAATTTTCTCTGATCACAGTGCTACAGGATTTGAGCTAATAGAGTGTCATCTTCCTTTCAAAATGTACTCGAGCAAATGAACAACCATACCATACATAATCTTGTTTTGGAGTATTAGTTTTTGGTATATCTAGACTACCGACAATTATGATAGCATCATAGTGAATTCCCAAGGTAAATTATGGAATTTTGATGAGAAACATTGACTTACAACTTTGACAGATAGGAAGCGGAAATGGTGGATATGGTTGACAATAGCAGTGTCCCTAATAGTATTTGCGTTTATTTGCTCCTTATTCTGTCTGATGCGAAGAAAACTCAGAGCAAGAGGTGAGCAATATGTCCGCTCTAGCATTAGTCTAAGGTGACACTTGTTTGTCTTTGAAATCTTCAATTTTGCATTTGTCACCTAGGCAAAGTCCGACAAATGGAGAAAATGTTATACGAGATTGAAGATTCTAAGACCATTTCCGGCCAGTACAATACTAAGAAGACTGCTAGACTAAGGAAGAAGTTCAGGCATGATATACACATATTCGGCCTAGAAACTATGAATATGGCCACAAACAATTTCTCGTCTTCCAATAAGTTGGGACAGGGCGGTTATGGACCTGTTTATAAGGTAAAAGTTTAGAAGCTTTTTGGCTTAAGCTGATTTTAGATTTGCTAAGTAGTCAACATTTCAGGGAATGTTGCTCGACGGGCAAGAGATAGCCATCAAGAGACTTTCAAGAAGTTCAGGGCAAGGATTGGTTGAGTTTCAAAATGAAATTATGCTGATTGCTAAACTCCAGCACACTAATCTTGTTAGGCTTTTGGGATGTTGCATTGAAGGGGAAGAGAAGATATTAGTTTATGAATACATGATGAATAAAAGCTTAGACTTCTTCCTATTTGGTATGGATTTCTAATTTCATTCCTAAATTGCTTAATTAATCATATTTGAGAACTAACACCCCTTCCCATTTTGATTGAACAGATCCTAGCAGAAAAGATTCACTAAAATGGAATACGCGTTTGAACATTATTGAAGGAGTTGCTCAGGGACTACTTTATCTCCATAAGTATTCAAGGCTGAGGGTGATTCACAGAGATCTAAAAGCTAGCAATGTCTTGCTTGATGACAATATGAACCCCAAAATCTCAGATTTTGGTTTGGCCAGGATATTTGGAATGCAAGAATTTGAAGCAAACACGGAGCGAATTGTTGGTACCTAGTAAGTCCTTAATAGATATAATTATCTAACAGTGGTGATTCACTGTGTCCtcgttttcttttcttttttttgaactaAGTTGCTTCCTTTTCAGTGGTTATATGTCTCCAGAATATGCCATGAACGGCATTGTGTCGATGAAGACAGATGTATTCAGTTTTGGAGTTCTAGTACTCGAGATTTTGAGTGGCAAAAGAAACAACAGCTGCTATCACTTAGAACGCCCACTAAACCTCATCGGATATGTAAGTTCCTCTCGTTAAATATCAATATAGCATGATCAAGAGGCGGATGGAGTGTTTATTCAGTACTTTAGAAGcgaaatataaatatacaacatcaacatacttattacaagttgGGTCTAGGAGGGCGGTGTGCACACAGACTTACCTACTTAAGTAAAGGAAGATAGGCTGTTTTCAATAGACCCTCGACTCAAGACAGGAAACATTGATATACATGTGAAAAATCacttgaattaataaaattctgAAGTACAATGAGTCTAGTTGTAAAAACTTTACAGGTTCAACTTATCAACTTTACATTGTTTTGGATCACTGAGTTGAACAAGGAAATTTCATACTTGATATGTTCAATTGTCTCAGGCATGGGAATTGTGGAAAGCAGGCAGCGTCGTTGAAGAACTAACAGATCCTGTATTGACAAATGAATCAACACCAACGAACGAAGTGATGAGATGCATTCATGTAGGATTACTCTGTGTTCAAGCCAATCCTATGGACAGACCATCCATGTCAAATGTGGTTATGATGCTCACCAATGATAGCCTACATCTACCCGTCCCCAAGCAACCAGCATTTTTCATTGAGACAGCTATGACAGAGACCGAAACTCGCGAAGAAGTTGTACACTGTTCCACAAATGGGCTATCAGTTTCAGATATA encodes the following:
- the LOC101263011 gene encoding G-type lectin S-receptor-like serine/threonine-protein kinase CES101; protein product: MATYRNLIASVLVLSCHFLRADFANNNSIMKGQSLADYQQLVSANGFFKMQFFSPGKSRNRYLGIFYTQPSLDMYSDVNGGGDEKALWIANRDDPITDTSGSLMIAPDGRLIISHKEGNVTLFSATPTTATNLTAILLDNGNFVLRELNTNSFVNRTLWQSFDYPTDTLLPGMKLGINLRTGHKWSLTSWVNDQAPASGSFTFGLDPNGTNQLIILWMGKVYWKSGPWSTGHLALKYVSNEDEKYFLYTVEVDYLRYFVSPFGIIQDGFKRNAVFGNCSNETPHAGCVKQELPQCRAAKKYWFELRQVYMFGNSIKVDENYTLSLSDCKAKCVNDCWCVAYASVDSETGIGCQIWGNDTSFVTAQNSLARDVFFLASRDRKRKWWIWLTIAVSLIVFAFICSLFCLMRRKLRARGKVRQMEKMLYEIEDSKTISGQYNTKKTARLRKKFRHDIHIFGLETMNMATNNFSSSNKLGQGGYGPVYKGMLLDGQEIAIKRLSRSSGQGLVEFQNEIMLIAKLQHTNLVRLLGCCIEGEEKILVYEYMMNKSLDFFLFDPSRKDSLKWNTRLNIIEGVAQGLLYLHKYSRLRVIHRDLKASNVLLDDNMNPKISDFGLARIFGMQEFEANTERIVGTYGYMSPEYAMNGIVSMKTDVFSFGVLVLEILSGKRNNSCYHLERPLNLIGYAWELWKAGSVVEELTDPVLTNESTPTNEVMRCIHVGLLCVQANPMDRPSMSNVVMMLTNDSLHLPVPKQPAFFIETAMTETETREEVVHCSTNGLSVSDIVAR